Proteins encoded together in one Diabrotica undecimpunctata isolate CICGRU chromosome 3, icDiaUnde3, whole genome shotgun sequence window:
- the Orc5 gene encoding origin recognition complex subunit 5 produces the protein MAHNLSNLRQFLPCRDIQIELLYNLFAYKDEPQIESVYVYGGPSSGKSIVVTSTLEHLDINHAIVNIIECYSSKILFETILNKISGHQLDPKHPVPYARCDNMMDFLYNVEKCNEEKNLDGFVLVLDNADELRNMEHNLLPCFLRLKQLTGISLVVVMISEILFEKYYTKAGGIEPLKIHFPQYNKNDLLEIISLDFEDSKTFICQHFNLALEFDLNFYKNYLNLFLSTFYRACKDLSELRYMSRINFVKYCEPVFKKELALEDSMGLWRNISPVLKQSLEMLYLRIDTTKPASSVKEKSMPTLELPFYAKYLLIAAYLASYNPAKDDKRLFMKYHGKQRKKLKDIRLKSKVSEQLNTQLGPKPFVFDRLLAIFYSILDEKDNKMGFNNNLLVQISSLMELRLLSSVSDSCVLDGQKYKCNVSFEFIQTVCRSVAFEIKKYLSDFSHM, from the coding sequence ATGGCTCACAATTTATCCAATTTGAGGCAGTTCCTGCCATGTAGAGATATCCAAATCGAACTGCTCTATAATCTGTTTGCATATAAAGATGAACCTCAAATTGAAAGCGTCTACGTTTATGGAGGCCCAAGCAGTGGAAAATCAATTGTGGTCACCTCGACACTCGAGCACTTGGATATCAATCACGCCATAGTGAACATTATTGAATGTTACTCATCGAAAATTCTGTTCgagacaattttaaataaaatatccggTCATCAGTTGGATCCAAAGCATCCTGTGCCCTACGCGAGATGCGACAACATGATGGACTTTTTGTACAACGTAGAGAAATGCAACGAGGAAAAAAATCTCGACGGGTTTGTTTTGGTTTTGGACAATGCCGATGAGCTCCGAAATATGGAACATAATCTACTGCCTTGTTTTTTGAGACTAAAACAACTCACTGGAATCTCTTTAGTGGTTGTTATGATATCTGAAATCCtgtttgaaaaatattatacGAAAGCAGGGGGAATTGAGCCGTTAAAGATACATTTTCCACAGTATAACAAAAATGATTTGTTAGAAATCATTTCCTTAGATTTTGAGGATTCTAAAACGTTTATTTGCCAACACTTTAACTTGGCTTTGGAGTTTgatttaaacttttataaaaactaCCTTAACCTCTTCTTGTCGACTTTTTATAGAGCCTGTAAAGACTTGTCTGAACTTCGGTACATGTCTCGAATCAATTTTGTAAAATACTGTGAACCTGTTTTCAAAAAGGAACTTGCCCTAGAAGACTCTATGGGCTTATGGAGAAATATATCACCCGTGTTAAAACAATCGCTAGAAATGCTTTACTTAAGAATCGACACAACCAAACCAGCTTCTTCTGTCAAGGAAAAATCCATGCCAACATTGGAATTGCCGTTTTATGCTAAATACCTGCTTATAGCAGCCTATCTGGCTAGCTACAATCCTGCCAAAGACGATAAGAGACTTTTCATGAAATATCATGGTAAACAGAGGAAGAAGTTGAAAGATATCAGATTGAAAAGCAAAGTTAGCGAACAATTAAACACTCAACTGGGCCCTAAGCCGTTCGTTTTCGACAGATTGTTGGCCATTTTCTATTCCATCCTGGACGAGAAAGATAATAAAATGGGATTTAACAACAACCTGTTGGTGCAGATTTCCAGTTTGATGGAATTAAGGTTATTGTCTTCGGTGTCAGACAGCTGTGTGTTGGACGGACAGAAATATAAATGCAACGTTAGTTTTGAATTTATTCAAACCGTTTGTAGGTCAGTAGCGTTTGAGATTAAAAAGTATCTCAGCGATTTTAGTCATATGTGA